One part of the Ziziphus jujuba cultivar Dongzao chromosome 2, ASM3175591v1 genome encodes these proteins:
- the LOC125418344 gene encoding putative disease resistance RPP13-like protein 1 — protein MTAVAVGGAFLSASLQVLFDRLASREVVDFIRTRKLNDGMLKKLKIKLLSANAVLDDAEEKQIRNRAVRDWLDELRATIYDAEDLVDEINTEALRCKLEGDSARGSSQVLNLLSTRFAAFNEKVDYKMEEILDGLEFILEQKEFLGLKEGIRGISRPQRLPATSLVEESGVYGRDADKIAIIELLLSNEHRSSKVSVIPIVGMGGIGKTTLAQLIYNDDHVKKHFEIKTWVCVSDEFDVIRITQMILESVTCLKCDSKELNKLQVKLKDILTGMKFLFILDDVWNENYMYWDTLKNSFESGAHGSKIIVTTRSEDVANMMQNVQNHNLQIISEEDCWKLFAKHAFANRELSSHPDLEELGDRLLGSVKVFL, from the coding sequence ATGACAGCAGTAGCAGTGGGTGGAGCTTTTCTCTCTGCTTCCCTTCAGGTGTTGTTTGATCGGTTGGCTTCTCGGGAGGTCGTTGACTTCATCCGGACAAGGAAACTTAATGATGGGATGCTCAAGAAGTTGAAGATCAAGTTGTTGTCAGCTAATGCAGTGTTGGATGATGCTGAGGAGAAGCAAATTCGAAACCGAGCGGTGAGGGATTGGCTTGATGAACTCAGAGCAACAATATATGATGCTGAGGATTTGGTGGATGAGATCAACACTGAAGCTTTGAGATGCAAGCTGGAAGGTGATTCTGCAAGAGGCTCAAGTCAGGTACTAAACCTTTTATCAACAAGATTTGCAGCATTCAATGAAAAAGTAGACTACAAGATGGAGGAGATCCTTGATGGGTTGGAATTTATTttggaacaaaaagaattcttaggTCTCAAAGAAGGCATTCGAGGAATTAGCAGACCTCAGCGATTACCAGCAACTTCTTTGGTAGAAGAATCTGGTGTCTATGGCAGAGATGCTGACAAAATTGCTATAATTGAGTTATTACTATCAAATGAACACAGAAGTAGTAAGGTTTCTGTGATTCCTATAGTGGGCATGGGTGGCATTGGCAAGACCACCCTTGCTCAACTAATTTACAATGATGATCATGTGAAGAAACATTTTGAGATCAAAACATGGGTTTGTGTGTCAGATGAATTTGATGTTATTAGAATAACACAAATGATTCTCGAGTCGGTCACTTGTCTAAAATGTGATagcaaagaattaaataaaCTTCAAGTTAAATTAAAGGACATATTGACAGGAATGAAATTTCTCTTCATTTTAGATGATGTTTGGAATGAAAATTACATGTACTGGGATACTTTGAAGAATTCTTTCGAATCTGGTGCACATGGAAGTAAAATTATTGTGACAACACGTAGTGAAGATGTTGCGAATATGATGCAGAATGTTCAAAATCATAACTTACAGATAATATCTGAAGAGGATTGTTGGAAATTATTTGCGAAACATGCCTTTGCTAATAGAGAGTTAAGTTCACATCCTGATTTGGAGGAATTGGGAGACAGATTGTTAGGAAGTGTAAAGGTCTTCCTTTAG
- the LOC107405128 gene encoding putative disease resistance protein At3g14460 produces the protein MRTFLPLGECLLEYINFENPEVLQTMQYLRVLSLSEYSITKLPHSLGNLKHLRYLDLSSTDVKEIPYSVCTLYNLQTLLLESFRNLTELPDSIGNLKHLRYLDLSWTHIKKIPDAICSLYNLHTLLLSFCAYITWLPANVVNLSNLQHVDIEGTSLKEMPMQMSKLKDLQTLSDFIVGKESGCNIKELKDLQDLRGSFCISRLQNVVNVEDVSKASLKDKKYLNQLSLKWEHDNDDARKQMEVPDKLQPHTNLEKLYNEDYGGTSFPNWVGHHSFSRIVEVGLSDCKNCYWLPTLGQLPSLTTLHIRGFDMVERIGDEFYCNSSSSHTKPFKSLEILSFSNMSQWKEWSQFEGDEEDGVFSHLKELSFGYCPKLNGACLPDYLPSVTDLYISGCHHLLASLASVWYSSLGFLRIYDCPELESIPKWGLPSNIHKISIHRCEKMESVSEAGWPPNLKSLEIFQCEKLFANCMQWKLETLTSLTSLKISAINVVLKTFPEEGQLPTTLTFLELNSLRNLKSLNGKALQQLSSLEELRIYWCHQLQCMPEEGLPISLSQLDINQCGFLNQRCQRDLGEDWPKIAHVSRIQIDDEAI, from the coding sequence ATGCGCACGTTCCTACCTTTAGGAGAATGTTTGTTGgagtatataaattttgaaaatcctGAAGTGTTGCAAACAATGCAATATTTAAGAGTGCTCTCTTTATCTGAATACTCTATTACCAAGTTACCTCATTCTCTTGGCAACTTAAAGCATCTAAGGTACTTGGACTTGTCTTCAACTGATGTTAAAGAGATACCTTATAGTGTCTGTACTTTGTACAATTTGCAGACACTATTGTTAGAATCGTTTAGAAATCTTACTGAATTGCCCGATTCAATTGGAAATTTGAAGCATTTAAGGTACTTGGACTTATCATGGACTCATATTAAGAAGATACCTGATGCAATATGTAGTTTATACAATTTGCATACATTATTGCTGTCCTTTTGTGCATACATTACTTGGTTACCTGCCAATGTGGTAAACCTAAGCAACTTGCAGCATGTAGATATTGAGGGTACAAGTTTGAAAGAAATGCCAATGCAAATGTCCAAGCTGAAAGATTTGCAAACACTAAGTGATTTTATTGTAGGCAAAGAAAGCGGATGTAATATTAAAGAGTTAAAAGACTTGCAGGATTTACGTGGAAGTTTCTGTATTTCAAGGCTTCAAAATGTTGTAAACGTTGAAGATGTTTCCAAGGCTAGTTTGAAGGATAAGAAATATCTTAATCAATTGAGTTTGAAGTGGgagcatgataatgatgatgcaCGAAAACAGATGGAGGTACCTGACAAGCTTCAACCTCATACAAATCTTGAGAAGCTGTATAATGAAGATTATGGAGGTACGAGTTTCCCAAATTGGGTAGGGCATCATTCATTTTCTCGTATAGTAGAAGTGGGGTTAAGTGATTGTAAAAATTGTTATTGGTTACCTACGCTTGGACAGTTACCCTCTCTTACTACTCTTCATATTAGAGGATTTGATATGGTGGAGAGAATAGgtgatgaattttattgtaataGTTCTTCTTCCCACACTAAACCATTCAAGTCTCTAGAAATTTTAAGCTTTTCAAATATGTCACAATGGAAAGAGTGGTCACAGTTTGAAGGTGATGAAGAAGATGGAGTTTTCTCACATCTAAAAGAGCTTAGTTTTGGATACTGTCCAAAGCTAAATGGAGCTTGCTTACCTGATTATCTTCCATCTGTGACCGATCTTTACATTTCTGGATGCCACCACTTGTTGGCTTCACTTGCAAGTGTTTGGTATTCATCGCTTGGTTTCTTGAGAATATATGATTGTCCAGAGCTGGAATCAATTCCGAAATGGGGATTGCCATCTAACATACATAAGATTTCAATTCATAGATGCGAAAAGATGGAGTCAGTTTCGGAAGCAGGATGGCCCCCAAATTTAAAATCGCTTGAAATTTTCCAATGTGAAAAACTCTTTGCAAACTGCATGCAGTGGAAGTTGGAAACACTGACCTCTCTTACATCGTTAAAAATCAGTGCGATAAATGTAGTGTTGAAAACATTTCCAGAAGAAGGACAACTTCCAACcactttgacttttcttgaGCTAAACTCTCTTCGAAACCTTAAATCCTTAAATGGAAAGGCATTACAACAACtctcctcccttgaagaattaAGGATTTATTGGTGTCATCAACTCCAGTGCATGCCAGAAGAAGGACTTCCAATTTCTCTTTCTCAGTTGGATATTAATCAATGTGGTTTTCTAAATCAACGGTGCCAGAGAGATTTAGGAGAAGATTGGCCTAAGATTGCTCATGTCTCTCGCATACAAATAGATGATGAAGCCATATGA